A genome region from Mesorhizobium sp. WSM2240 includes the following:
- a CDS encoding IS1634 family transposase: MFVREKNIRGYTYLYLVESVREEGRMKQRIIRNLGRKEAVLASGDLDRLASSVGRYAERAMVLQAIEQSSTSLHTRRIGAPLLFGRLWEDTGCRAVIEGLLTERKFEFAVERAVFAAVLHRIMASGSDRACEKWLVDYDIPGADDLALHHFYRAMAWLGEELPEARQANATPFSPRTVKDEIEEALFARRKDLFTDLSVVFMDTTSLSFEGAGGATLGAHGHSKDHRPDLNQMIVGVVIDGEGRPVCSEMWPGNTADVSVLIPVIDRLRHRFGIGRVCVVADRGMISAATMAALEERGLEYVLGVRERTDVLVRRVVLEDDKRFTPLLIERATGETQLFVKEVTVEGRRYIVARNEAEADKDRADRAAIVEGLDRQLKKGDKALVGNSAYRRYLRSTSPGAFEIDAGKIADEARYDGIFVLRTNARITPLQAVLRYRDLLQVEELFRTAKALMRTRPIYHSSDEAIRGHVFCSFIALVLRKELHKRCEAAAIKPEWADVLRELDRLQTGVIEKDGKVITVRTPATGSIGNVFRAAGVALPPNVAEAQAA; the protein is encoded by the coding sequence ATGTTCGTGCGCGAGAAGAACATCCGCGGCTACACCTACCTCTACCTCGTCGAGAGCGTGCGCGAGGAAGGGCGGATGAAGCAGCGGATCATCCGCAATCTCGGGCGCAAGGAGGCGGTCCTGGCCTCGGGTGATCTCGATCGGCTCGCCTCTTCAGTTGGCCGCTACGCTGAGCGGGCCATGGTCTTGCAGGCCATCGAGCAAAGTTCGACAAGCCTGCACACCCGCCGCATTGGCGCACCGCTGCTGTTCGGCCGGTTGTGGGAGGACACCGGTTGCCGGGCGGTCATCGAAGGGCTGCTGACGGAGCGGAAGTTCGAGTTTGCCGTCGAACGGGCCGTGTTTGCTGCCGTGCTTCACCGCATCATGGCCTCCGGCTCCGACAGGGCCTGCGAGAAGTGGCTCGTCGACTACGACATCCCCGGCGCCGACGATCTTGCCTTGCATCACTTCTACCGGGCCATGGCCTGGCTCGGCGAGGAACTGCCCGAGGCGCGCCAAGCCAATGCGACGCCATTCTCGCCGCGCACTGTGAAGGACGAGATCGAGGAAGCGCTGTTCGCCAGGCGCAAGGATCTCTTCACCGACCTCAGTGTCGTGTTTATGGATACCACCTCGCTCTCCTTCGAAGGCGCCGGCGGCGCCACGCTCGGCGCCCATGGCCATTCCAAGGACCATCGGCCCGATCTCAACCAGATGATCGTCGGCGTGGTGATCGACGGCGAGGGCCGACCCGTCTGCTCGGAGATGTGGCCGGGCAACACCGCCGATGTCAGCGTGCTGATCCCGGTCATCGACCGGCTGCGTCATCGTTTCGGCATCGGCCGGGTCTGCGTCGTCGCCGACCGCGGCATGATTTCCGCTGCCACGATGGCCGCGCTCGAGGAGCGCGGGCTGGAATACGTGCTCGGCGTGCGCGAGAGGACGGACGTCCTGGTGCGCCGTGTCGTGCTCGAGGACGACAAGCGCTTCACGCCTTTGCTGATCGAACGCGCCACCGGCGAGACGCAGCTCTTCGTCAAGGAGGTGACCGTCGAAGGACGGCGCTACATTGTCGCCCGCAATGAAGCCGAGGCGGACAAGGACCGTGCCGATCGTGCCGCGATCGTCGAGGGCCTCGACCGCCAGCTGAAGAAGGGCGACAAGGCGCTTGTCGGCAACTCGGCCTACCGCCGCTATCTGCGCAGCACGAGCCCCGGCGCTTTCGAGATCGATGCCGGCAAGATCGCTGACGAGGCAAGGTATGACGGCATCTTCGTGCTGCGCACCAATGCCAGGATCACGCCGCTGCAGGCCGTCCTGCGATATCGCGACCTCCTCCAGGTGGAGGAGCTGTTCCGCACAGCAAAGGCGCTGATGCGCACCCGGCCGATCTATCATTCCTCCGACGAGGCCATCCGCGGCCATGTGTTCTGTTCGTTTATCGCCCTCGTATTGCGCAAGGAATTGCACAAGCGCTGCGAAGCGGCCGCCATCAAGCCCGAATGGGCCGACGTCCTGCGGGAACTCGACCGCCTACAGACCGGCGTCATCGAGAAGGACGGCAAGGTGATCACCGTTCGCACGCCGGCAACTGGATCTATCGGCAACGTCTTCCGCGCGGCCGGCGTCGCCTTGCCGCCGAACGTGGCCGAAGCACAGGCTGCCTGA
- a CDS encoding Lrp/AsnC family transcriptional regulator, with the protein MPMRNIDAIDRKIIGALQEDGKMTVQEVSERVGLSQSPCARRIRILEEAGIIKGYAAIVDQKKVGLPISAFASIKLERQTEDNLERFTQAVARWPEVADCYLMTGQRDYLLRIVVRDLEAYEDFLKDKLTRLEGVASIETSFALGQIKRSEKFPLG; encoded by the coding sequence CTGCCAATGCGCAACATCGACGCGATCGATCGAAAAATCATCGGTGCGCTGCAGGAGGACGGCAAGATGACGGTTCAGGAGGTTTCCGAGCGGGTAGGGCTTTCTCAATCTCCCTGCGCGAGGCGCATCCGTATCCTGGAAGAAGCAGGAATCATCAAAGGCTACGCGGCGATCGTCGATCAAAAAAAGGTCGGTCTGCCGATCAGCGCCTTCGCATCGATAAAGCTCGAGCGTCAAACAGAGGACAATCTCGAGCGATTTACCCAGGCCGTGGCGAGATGGCCAGAGGTTGCGGATTGCTATCTCATGACTGGCCAGCGCGACTACCTGCTGCGGATCGTCGTGCGAGATCTCGAGGCATATGAAGATTTCCTGAAGGATAAGCTTACCCGTCTGGAAGGCGTGGCCTCGATCGAGACAAGTTTCGCACTTGGCCAGATCAAGCGATCCGAGAAGTTCCCACTCGGATAA
- a CDS encoding transketolase, translating to MDHGRLEALAALEKKVLWLATWMIHNANHLRETSDLKVGGHQASSASLATIMTALYFSVLRPEDRVAVKPHASPVFHAIQYLFGNQDLEKLRNFRGFGGAQSYPSRTKDGDDVDFSTGSVGLGVAQTLFASLVQDYVGAKAWGTARGQGRMIALAGDAEMDEGNIFEALLEGWKHGLRNTWWIVDYNRQSLDAVVREGLWARFDAIFRNFGWDVVILKHGSLQQKVFGQPGGEQLREWIDGCPNQLFSALTFQGAAAWRKRLVDDFGDQAPISQLLDQHDDASLARLMTNLGGHDLPTLISAFNAARKHDRPTCFIAYTIKGYGLPLAGHKDNHAGLMTGGQIELLRKKMNIGEGREWERFEGLGVPQAKLQTVLAAAPFIQGGPRRLEAKRVAVPESLSITTQPTMSTQQGFGLILHEIAKSESDFASRIVTASPDVTVSTNLGAWVNRRGLFSREASADLFKTERIASTYNWSWSSRGQHFELGIAEMNLFTLLSALGLSHEIFGERLLPVGTLYDPFIERGLDALNYACYQDARFILAATPSGVSLAPEGGAHQSIATPLIGMAKDGLASYEPAFVDELAAITRFAFEYIQRSSRDPAGNEAWPGKETGGAVYLRLSTRAIAQPRRSLDEEMLSAVIDGGYWMRPPAHNTQVVIAYTGVVAPEAIEAVGLLAEDRPDTALLAVTSADRLYAGWTAAGQARQAGFHHAVSHVERLLAAAPAAAGLVTVIDGHPAALGWLGSVSGHKTRSLGVDRFGQTGTIADLYRHFEIDTRGIVAAAAAIAPGRPVRYS from the coding sequence ATGGACCATGGAAGGCTGGAGGCGCTTGCAGCGCTCGAAAAGAAGGTGCTTTGGCTGGCAACGTGGATGATTCACAACGCCAATCATCTGCGCGAGACATCTGATTTGAAGGTGGGCGGCCATCAAGCGTCATCCGCTTCGCTCGCCACCATCATGACGGCGCTCTATTTCTCGGTGCTGCGGCCAGAAGACCGAGTAGCCGTCAAGCCGCACGCAAGTCCGGTATTCCATGCCATCCAGTATCTCTTCGGCAACCAGGACCTCGAAAAGCTGCGCAATTTCCGGGGATTCGGCGGCGCCCAGTCCTATCCATCGCGGACCAAGGACGGCGACGATGTAGACTTCTCGACAGGTTCCGTGGGGCTTGGCGTCGCTCAGACGCTGTTCGCGTCCCTGGTTCAGGACTACGTCGGCGCCAAAGCATGGGGAACCGCCCGCGGCCAGGGCCGGATGATCGCTCTTGCAGGCGATGCCGAGATGGACGAAGGAAACATCTTCGAAGCCCTTCTGGAGGGCTGGAAGCACGGCCTCAGAAACACCTGGTGGATCGTCGACTACAATCGCCAAAGCCTCGACGCCGTCGTTCGCGAAGGACTTTGGGCGCGCTTTGACGCAATTTTCCGCAATTTTGGATGGGACGTCGTCATCCTCAAACACGGATCGCTCCAGCAGAAGGTTTTCGGACAGCCCGGCGGAGAACAACTGCGGGAATGGATAGACGGATGCCCCAACCAGCTCTTTTCAGCGCTGACATTCCAAGGCGCGGCCGCATGGCGAAAACGACTAGTCGATGATTTCGGCGATCAGGCACCGATTTCACAACTGCTCGATCAGCACGATGATGCAAGCCTCGCCAGGTTGATGACGAACTTGGGTGGCCATGACCTGCCGACCCTCATTTCGGCATTCAATGCGGCACGAAAACATGACCGGCCGACGTGTTTCATCGCCTACACCATCAAGGGCTACGGACTGCCGCTCGCCGGACACAAGGACAACCATGCCGGACTGATGACGGGCGGCCAGATCGAACTCTTGCGCAAGAAGATGAATATCGGCGAAGGTCGTGAATGGGAGCGCTTTGAAGGACTGGGCGTTCCGCAAGCAAAATTGCAAACCGTTCTTGCGGCCGCCCCGTTCATTCAAGGAGGCCCACGGCGCCTTGAAGCAAAAAGGGTGGCGGTTCCCGAAAGCCTATCGATTACAACACAGCCGACAATGTCCACCCAGCAGGGCTTCGGACTGATCCTACACGAGATTGCCAAATCGGAGTCGGACTTCGCCAGTCGCATTGTCACCGCTTCACCGGATGTGACGGTTTCCACAAATCTTGGCGCCTGGGTGAATCGGCGGGGACTGTTCTCGCGGGAAGCCTCGGCGGACCTGTTCAAAACCGAACGTATCGCCTCCACCTACAACTGGAGTTGGTCTAGCCGCGGACAGCATTTCGAGCTCGGCATTGCCGAAATGAATCTTTTCACGCTGCTTTCCGCGCTCGGACTCTCGCATGAAATATTCGGCGAGCGCCTTTTGCCGGTTGGGACCCTTTATGACCCGTTCATCGAACGTGGCCTCGACGCCCTCAACTACGCTTGCTACCAGGACGCCCGCTTCATTCTCGCTGCCACGCCGTCAGGCGTATCGCTCGCGCCCGAGGGAGGCGCTCACCAGTCCATTGCGACCCCGCTGATCGGTATGGCCAAAGACGGGCTTGCAAGCTACGAGCCGGCGTTCGTCGATGAACTCGCCGCAATCACCCGCTTCGCCTTCGAATATATTCAGCGCTCAAGCAGGGACCCAGCAGGCAACGAGGCTTGGCCCGGCAAGGAAACCGGAGGCGCTGTCTACTTGCGTCTTTCGACTAGGGCGATAGCACAGCCGCGGCGCTCGCTCGACGAGGAGATGCTGAGCGCGGTTATCGACGGCGGCTACTGGATGCGACCTCCTGCTCATAACACGCAGGTTGTTATCGCTTATACTGGCGTAGTCGCCCCAGAAGCGATCGAAGCAGTCGGCCTTCTTGCTGAGGACCGTCCGGATACGGCGTTGCTTGCAGTCACATCGGCCGACCGTCTCTATGCGGGGTGGACGGCCGCTGGGCAGGCTCGACAGGCGGGTTTTCATCACGCGGTGAGCCACGTCGAGCGGCTTCTTGCGGCCGCTCCCGCCGCCGCGGGCCTGGTCACCGTCATCGACGGCCACCCCGCAGCGCTCGGCTGGCTCGGTTCAGTGTCGGGTCACAAGACAAGATCGCTCGGCGTCGACCGCTTCGGGCAAACGGGCACGATCGCAGATCTCTACCGGCATTTTGAAATCGACACTCGGGGAATCGTCGCCGCGGCCGCCGCGATAGCGCCTGGCCGCCCCGTCAGATACTCGTGA
- a CDS encoding SOS response-associated peptidase family protein, whose amino-acid sequence MCNAYEQHVKWAEYCMMMQALELGIPTQQSELDLPQSDNVRINDMAPVMCAVGNSIELASMNFSFPPSGHRGGPVFNFRSEGRSFGSSNRCLIPASAFFEFTGNKYPKAKHRFTLVNAPFMAIAGLWRGGQGNQPPAFTMLTTEPGSDVEPYHNRQVVVLWPKDWASWIYLTKPESELLKPLPPGSLEVETIRKGSD is encoded by the coding sequence ATGTGCAACGCGTACGAACAGCATGTGAAGTGGGCGGAATACTGCATGATGATGCAGGCGCTCGAACTTGGCATACCCACGCAGCAGTCCGAACTCGACCTTCCGCAAAGCGATAACGTCCGGATCAACGACATGGCGCCGGTCATGTGCGCTGTTGGCAATAGCATCGAGCTGGCCTCGATGAATTTCAGTTTCCCACCGTCAGGCCACAGGGGTGGACCGGTGTTCAACTTCCGATCGGAGGGACGAAGCTTCGGAAGCAGCAATCGCTGCCTCATACCGGCTAGCGCGTTTTTCGAATTCACCGGCAATAAATATCCGAAGGCGAAGCACCGGTTCACGCTTGTCAACGCGCCATTTATGGCCATAGCCGGCCTCTGGCGCGGCGGCCAGGGTAATCAACCGCCGGCTTTTACGATGCTCACCACCGAACCGGGATCTGATGTCGAGCCCTACCATAACCGGCAGGTCGTAGTGCTTTGGCCGAAGGATTGGGCGTCCTGGATTTATTTGACAAAACCCGAGTCCGAATTGCTCAAACCGCTTCCGCCAGGTTCGCTTGAAGTTGAAACCATACGCAAGGGGAGCGACTGA
- the dinB gene encoding DNA polymerase IV, with the protein MDTTATILHADLDAFYASVEQLLNPSLRGKPIAVGGGVVLAASYEAKAFGVRGGMPGRRARELCPHLIFVGGNFKDYQRLGDAAIRVLGDFTPLVERISIDEAFADVAGCTHLFGSPAEIATAVRWRVQEELGLPISVGVARTKHLAKIASQVAKPDGLVVVDPERELEFLHDLPVQLMWGVGPVTKAKLTEEGILTIGQLANTSGRSLERLIGPAAGEKLTALAWNRDPRQLRTHNRARSAGAQLALGRKPAVERVIKPTLLHLADRVGTRLRAKSLAGSTITVRVRFADLRAVTRSVTLDVPISATVMLAEIGEELVRAALTDHPEERTITLLAISVSHLRSEPEIQLDLPLGLPDERRRPGAGGGIARWTADRAVDAIRERFGWAAVGYGSAALEITRSVPDVFRELVEKDL; encoded by the coding sequence ATGGATACCACTGCCACAATTCTCCACGCGGATCTCGACGCATTCTACGCGTCGGTAGAGCAACTGCTTAACCCGTCGCTGCGCGGCAAGCCGATCGCCGTCGGCGGCGGTGTCGTGCTTGCGGCGTCCTACGAGGCAAAGGCCTTCGGCGTTCGCGGCGGCATGCCGGGACGGCGGGCGCGCGAGCTCTGTCCCCACCTGATTTTCGTCGGCGGCAACTTCAAGGATTATCAGCGGCTCGGCGACGCCGCTATCCGGGTGCTTGGCGATTTTACCCCCTTGGTTGAACGTATTTCGATCGACGAGGCCTTCGCCGATGTCGCAGGCTGCACGCATCTGTTCGGCTCGCCAGCCGAGATCGCGACTGCCGTCCGCTGGCGGGTGCAGGAGGAACTCGGTCTTCCAATCTCCGTCGGCGTCGCCCGCACCAAGCATCTGGCGAAAATCGCATCCCAGGTCGCCAAACCGGACGGCTTGGTCGTGGTCGATCCCGAACGCGAGCTCGAATTCCTCCACGATCTGCCTGTCCAACTGATGTGGGGCGTCGGCCCGGTGACCAAAGCGAAACTGACCGAAGAGGGCATTCTCACCATCGGCCAGTTGGCAAACACATCGGGACGCTCGCTCGAGCGGCTTATTGGCCCGGCCGCCGGCGAGAAGCTCACGGCCCTTGCCTGGAATCGAGACCCCCGCCAACTCCGAACCCACAATCGTGCGCGCTCCGCCGGCGCACAGTTGGCACTGGGAAGAAAACCGGCTGTCGAACGTGTCATCAAACCAACGCTGCTGCACCTTGCCGATAGAGTCGGCACACGCCTGCGCGCAAAGTCGCTTGCCGGCAGCACGATCACAGTGCGCGTGCGGTTCGCCGACCTGCGCGCCGTCACGCGATCCGTGACGCTCGATGTGCCGATTTCGGCCACGGTGATGCTGGCTGAGATCGGCGAGGAGCTGGTTCGCGCCGCGCTTACCGATCACCCGGAGGAGCGAACGATCACGCTGCTAGCGATCTCGGTCTCACATCTCAGGTCGGAGCCCGAAATCCAGCTCGATCTCCCGCTCGGCCTTCCGGATGAACGGCGCAGACCTGGCGCCGGCGGAGGCATCGCCCGCTGGACCGCCGATCGCGCTGTCGACGCCATTCGCGAGCGTTTCGGATGGGCGGCCGTGGGCTACGGCTCCGCTGCTTTGGAGATCACCCGGTCGGTTCCCGACGTGTTCAGGGAGCTTGTTGAGAAGGATTTATGA
- a CDS encoding error-prone DNA polymerase: MAETRYAELQVTSHFSFLRGASSCEELFAQAALLGIEALAVVDRNTLAGIVRAHEAAKTTGVRLIVGCRLDLADGMSILVYPSDRPAYSRLCRLLSLGKGRAGKAKCHLEWDDVVAYGEGLIAVLVPDQADDLCAVRLRRLRDAFADRAYMALTLRRRPNDQLRPYELANLGAKMRVPSVVTNDVLFHEPAHRMMQDVVTCIRHNVTIDDAGFRRERHADRYLKPAAEMERLFSRYPYALARTIEIADRCRFSLDELAYQYPEEKTMPGLTAQQALEKLTWEGAARRYPEGVPDKVVKILKHELRLIETLEYAPYFLTVNSIVRFARSQDILCQGRGSAANSAVCYVLGITSIDPERNNLLFERFISQERREPPDIDVDFEHERREIVMQWVYETYGRDHAALCSTVIRYRTKGAVRDVGKALGLPEDMTRLLSSQVWGHGEAVDEQRARELNLNLGDRRLRLTLELAAQLAGTPRHLSQHPGGFVLTHDRLDDLVPIEPAAMKDRQVVEWDKDDIDALKFMKVDVLALGMLTCMKRSFDLLSEHKGIALDLATIPAEDPRTYAMIRKADTLGVFQIESRAQMSMLPRIKPRTFYDLVIEVAIVRPGPIQGDMVHPYLRRRDGKEEVTFPTPELERVLGKTLGVPLFQEQAMQVSMVCAGFSAGEADQLRRAMATFKHTGGVSKFRDKLINGMIANGYTPEFAEKTFSQLEGFGSYGFPESHAASFALIAYASSWIKCWHPDVFCAALLNSQPMGFYLPAQIVRDARDHGVEVRPACINASRWDCTLEPTDAEDRFAVRIGLRMVKGLANDDAAAIVAARADEPFTSVDDLWRRAGVPAASLVQLAEADSFLPDLNLARRDALWAIKALRDEPLPLFAAAASREEKTVAEITEPVITLRPMTAGREVVEDYGHVGLTLRSHPVSFLRADLHRRRIVTCQEAMQARDKRWLEAAGLVLVRQRPGSAKGVMFLTMEDETGAANVVIWVKVFEKFRRVLLSSAMLGVRGRVQREGEVVHLVAHQLTDLSAELASVGNRETPFPLPHGRGDETRHGGSGIDPRGMPKARDIVDPYEHIDRIKVKTRDFR, encoded by the coding sequence ATGGCCGAAACCCGATATGCCGAGTTGCAGGTAACCTCGCATTTCTCGTTCCTGCGTGGAGCATCGTCATGCGAGGAACTGTTTGCGCAAGCGGCGCTGCTCGGCATTGAAGCGCTGGCTGTCGTCGATCGCAATACACTTGCCGGCATCGTGCGCGCCCATGAGGCGGCCAAGACGACCGGCGTCCGGCTGATCGTCGGCTGCCGTCTTGATCTCGCCGACGGCATGTCGATCCTGGTCTATCCGAGCGACCGTCCGGCCTATTCGCGTCTCTGCCGGCTGCTGTCGCTCGGCAAGGGCAGGGCCGGCAAGGCGAAATGCCATCTCGAATGGGATGATGTCGTCGCCTATGGCGAGGGACTGATCGCGGTCCTCGTGCCGGACCAAGCCGACGATCTTTGCGCCGTTCGTCTGCGGCGGCTGCGCGACGCCTTCGCCGATCGAGCCTATATGGCGCTCACCTTGCGCCGACGCCCCAATGACCAGCTCCGGCCTTACGAGCTGGCAAACCTGGGGGCCAAGATGCGTGTGCCCAGCGTCGTCACCAATGATGTGCTGTTCCACGAGCCGGCGCACCGCATGATGCAGGATGTCGTCACCTGCATTCGTCATAACGTCACCATCGACGACGCCGGCTTCCGGCGCGAACGGCATGCGGATCGCTATCTCAAGCCAGCCGCGGAAATGGAGCGGCTGTTCAGCCGCTATCCCTATGCCCTTGCGCGAACCATCGAAATCGCCGACCGCTGCCGGTTTTCGCTCGACGAACTGGCCTATCAATATCCCGAGGAAAAGACGATGCCGGGTCTCACAGCGCAGCAGGCGCTGGAAAAGCTCACCTGGGAAGGCGCTGCCCGCCGCTATCCCGAGGGCGTGCCCGACAAGGTGGTCAAAATCCTGAAACACGAGCTGCGGCTGATCGAGACGCTCGAATACGCGCCATACTTCTTGACGGTCAATTCGATCGTTCGTTTTGCCCGCAGCCAGGACATTCTTTGCCAGGGCCGCGGCTCGGCCGCCAATTCAGCTGTCTGTTATGTGCTGGGCATTACCTCGATTGATCCCGAACGCAACAACCTTCTGTTTGAGAGGTTCATTTCTCAAGAGCGGCGCGAGCCGCCGGACATCGACGTCGATTTCGAACACGAACGGCGCGAGATCGTCATGCAGTGGGTCTATGAAACCTACGGCCGCGACCATGCTGCGCTGTGTTCCACAGTCATTCGGTATCGCACCAAAGGCGCGGTTCGTGATGTCGGCAAGGCGCTCGGCCTACCCGAGGACATGACAAGACTTCTGTCCTCGCAAGTCTGGGGCCATGGCGAGGCGGTCGATGAGCAGCGCGCCCGCGAGCTCAACCTCAATCTCGGCGACCGGCGGCTGCGCCTGACCCTTGAGCTGGCGGCGCAACTTGCCGGCACACCGCGGCATCTCTCTCAGCATCCGGGCGGCTTTGTGCTGACTCACGATCGCCTCGACGATCTCGTGCCGATCGAGCCGGCGGCGATGAAGGATCGCCAGGTCGTGGAATGGGATAAGGACGATATCGACGCTCTCAAATTCATGAAGGTGGATGTCCTGGCCCTGGGCATGCTCACCTGCATGAAACGGTCATTCGATCTCCTGTCCGAGCACAAGGGCATCGCTCTCGACCTGGCGACGATCCCGGCCGAGGATCCGCGCACCTACGCGATGATCAGGAAGGCCGACACGCTCGGCGTCTTCCAGATCGAATCCCGTGCGCAGATGTCGATGCTGCCGCGTATCAAGCCGCGAACTTTCTACGACCTGGTCATCGAGGTCGCGATCGTCCGGCCGGGCCCTATTCAGGGCGACATGGTCCATCCCTATCTTCGCCGGCGCGACGGAAAGGAGGAGGTGACGTTTCCGACACCCGAGCTCGAGCGCGTGCTCGGCAAGACGCTCGGCGTGCCGCTGTTTCAAGAGCAGGCGATGCAGGTTTCCATGGTTTGCGCCGGTTTTTCCGCGGGCGAAGCCGATCAGCTGCGGCGCGCCATGGCCACCTTCAAGCATACCGGCGGTGTCTCAAAGTTCCGCGACAAGCTGATCAACGGCATGATCGCCAACGGCTACACCCCGGAGTTTGCCGAAAAGACCTTCTCCCAACTCGAAGGGTTCGGCAGCTACGGCTTCCCCGAAAGCCATGCCGCCTCCTTCGCCCTGATCGCTTACGCCTCGTCCTGGATAAAATGCTGGCACCCGGACGTCTTCTGCGCGGCGCTGTTGAATTCGCAGCCGATGGGCTTTTATCTGCCGGCCCAGATCGTGCGTGATGCACGCGATCATGGCGTCGAGGTGCGCCCGGCCTGCATCAATGCCAGTCGCTGGGATTGCACGTTGGAGCCCACCGATGCTGAAGATCGTTTCGCTGTCCGGATCGGCCTGCGTATGGTGAAAGGTCTCGCCAATGATGACGCGGCCGCGATCGTCGCAGCGCGGGCCGACGAGCCCTTCACCTCGGTCGACGATCTCTGGCGCCGCGCCGGTGTGCCGGCGGCTTCGCTTGTCCAGCTTGCCGAGGCCGATTCCTTTTTGCCGGATCTGAACCTTGCCCGCCGCGATGCGCTCTGGGCGATCAAGGCGCTGCGCGACGAACCACTGCCCCTGTTTGCGGCCGCTGCTTCCCGTGAAGAGAAGACCGTCGCGGAGATCACAGAGCCTGTCATCACTCTCAGGCCGATGACGGCCGGCCGCGAGGTCGTCGAGGATTATGGCCATGTCGGGCTGACCTTGCGCAGCCATCCGGTGTCGTTTCTGCGGGCCGATCTTCACCGGCGCCGCATCGTGACCTGCCAGGAGGCCATGCAGGCGCGAGACAAACGATGGCTTGAGGCCGCCGGCCTGGTGCTGGTCCGGCAACGGCCGGGCTCGGCCAAAGGCGTCATGTTCCTGACCATGGAGGATGAGACGGGCGCCGCAAACGTTGTCATCTGGGTCAAGGTATTCGAGAAATTCCGGCGGGTGCTTCTTTCGTCCGCCATGCTCGGCGTGCGCGGCCGCGTCCAGCGGGAAGGGGAGGTGGTGCATCTCGTCGCGCATCAGCTGACCGACCTTTCGGCCGAGCTGGCGAGCGTCGGGAATCGCGAGACGCCGTTTCCTTTGCCACATGGGCGCGGCGATGAGACGCGTCATGGCGGATCGGGGATCGACCCCCGCGGCATGCCGAAAGCGCGCGATATCGTCGATCCCTACGAGCACATCGACCGCATCAAGGTCAAGACGCGGGATTTCCGGTAG